One stretch of Streptomyces peucetius DNA includes these proteins:
- a CDS encoding crotonase/enoyl-CoA hydratase family protein yields MEHRSDHRTGTEHLGVAREGATLIVTLNRPEAKNALSIAMLVGLYDAWLAADADDTVRSVVLTGAGGSFCAGMDLKALAGAGMEGERYRDRMKADPDLHWKAMLRHHRPGKPVIAAVEGYCVAGGTEILQGTDIRVAGESATFGLLEVRRGLFPIGGSTVRLPRQIPRTHALEMLLTGRPYTAAEAERIGLVGRVVSDGTALEAALGIAEQINACGPLAVEAVKASVYETAEMTETDGLAAELERGRPVFDTADAKEGARAFAEKRDPVYRRA; encoded by the coding sequence ATGGAACATCGCAGCGACCACCGCACGGGCACCGAGCACCTCGGCGTGGCGCGCGAGGGCGCCACCCTGATCGTCACCCTGAACCGGCCGGAGGCGAAGAACGCCCTCTCGATCGCCATGCTCGTCGGCCTGTACGACGCCTGGCTCGCGGCCGACGCGGACGACACCGTCCGCTCCGTCGTCCTCACGGGGGCGGGCGGCTCCTTCTGCGCGGGCATGGACCTCAAGGCGCTCGCCGGCGCCGGCATGGAGGGCGAGCGGTACCGGGACCGGATGAAGGCCGACCCCGATCTGCACTGGAAGGCCATGCTGCGCCACCACCGCCCCGGAAAACCGGTCATCGCCGCCGTCGAGGGGTACTGCGTCGCCGGCGGGACGGAGATCCTCCAGGGCACCGACATCAGGGTCGCGGGCGAGAGCGCCACCTTCGGACTCCTCGAGGTCCGCCGCGGCCTCTTCCCGATCGGCGGCTCGACCGTACGCCTGCCACGCCAGATCCCGCGCACGCACGCCCTGGAGATGCTGCTCACCGGCCGCCCCTACACCGCGGCAGAGGCCGAACGCATCGGCCTCGTCGGACGTGTCGTCTCCGACGGCACCGCCCTCGAAGCGGCCCTGGGCATCGCCGAACAGATCAACGCCTGCGGCCCGCTCGCCGTCGAGGCCGTCAAGGCATCGGTGTACGAGACGGCGGAGATGACCGAGACCGACGGACTCGCCGCCGAACTGGAACGAGGCCGGCCCGTCTTCGACACCGCCGACGCGAAGGAGGGCGCCCGCGCCTTCGCCGAGAAGCGCGACCCCGTCTACCGGCGCGCCTGA
- a CDS encoding acyl-CoA synthetase — protein sequence MEYNLADLFESVVDVVPDREALVYIDRPGTGAQRRLDYAALDAAANRIAHHLLDTGIGPGEHLGLHLYNGIEYLQTVLACLKARIVPVNVNYRYVEDELAHLYRDADITALVFDAEFTERVAAVRPRTGKLRHLVRVGTPPDGAPRLDAVAFADAEAAGSPRRGFAPRSADDRFIIYTGGTTGMPKGVVWRQEDLFFAGLGGGAPTGEPVSRPEELAERVAAGGDGITFFPTPPLMHGTSTLTAFIGFNFGQRVVLHRKFVPHEVLRTIEREKVTSVSLVGDAMLRPLIDALNGPLRGCDLSSLFSVSSSGAIMSDSVRDEFGALAPHVMLLNNFGSSESGFNGTATDDAGPATGFRLRVNARTTVVDPATYEPVKPGGTGRVAQCGHVPLGYYRDPAKSAETFFERDGERWVLLGDMATVDEDGIVTVLGRGSQCINTGGEKVYPEEVEQALKAHPDVYDALVAGVPDRRWGSQVAAVVQLREGVSAPSLDAIRSHCRNRLAGYKIPRRLVITEEIRRSPSGKADYRWAREVVTQAAEGRRPAGGVV from the coding sequence GTGGAGTACAACCTTGCCGACCTGTTCGAATCCGTGGTCGACGTCGTGCCCGACCGCGAGGCGCTCGTGTACATCGACCGTCCCGGGACGGGTGCGCAGCGCCGGCTCGACTACGCCGCACTCGACGCGGCGGCCAACCGGATCGCCCACCATCTGCTCGACACGGGCATCGGGCCCGGCGAGCATCTCGGGCTGCACCTCTACAACGGGATCGAGTATCTGCAGACCGTGCTGGCCTGCCTCAAGGCGCGGATCGTGCCGGTGAACGTCAACTACCGGTACGTCGAGGACGAGCTGGCCCATCTGTACCGCGACGCCGACATCACCGCGCTCGTCTTCGACGCGGAGTTCACCGAGCGGGTGGCAGCGGTGCGGCCACGGACCGGAAAACTGCGGCACCTCGTGCGCGTCGGCACACCGCCCGACGGGGCACCGCGCCTGGACGCGGTCGCCTTCGCCGACGCCGAGGCGGCCGGCTCGCCGCGGCGCGGCTTCGCGCCCCGGTCTGCGGACGACCGGTTCATCATCTACACGGGCGGCACCACGGGCATGCCCAAGGGGGTGGTGTGGCGACAGGAGGACCTGTTCTTCGCCGGGCTGGGCGGCGGCGCACCGACCGGCGAGCCCGTGTCACGGCCGGAGGAGCTGGCCGAGCGGGTGGCCGCGGGCGGCGACGGGATCACCTTCTTCCCCACTCCCCCGCTGATGCACGGCACGTCGACGCTCACCGCGTTCATCGGCTTCAACTTCGGCCAACGGGTCGTACTGCACCGCAAGTTCGTGCCGCACGAGGTGCTGCGCACGATCGAGCGGGAGAAGGTCACCAGTGTCTCGCTGGTCGGCGACGCGATGCTGCGGCCGCTGATCGACGCACTGAACGGACCGCTCCGGGGATGCGACCTGTCCAGCCTCTTCAGCGTCTCCAGCTCCGGGGCGATCATGTCGGACTCGGTGCGCGACGAGTTCGGCGCGCTGGCTCCGCACGTCATGCTGCTGAACAACTTCGGCTCCTCCGAGTCGGGGTTCAACGGCACCGCGACCGACGACGCAGGACCCGCGACCGGCTTCCGGCTGCGGGTCAACGCCCGTACGACGGTGGTCGATCCGGCCACGTACGAACCGGTGAAGCCGGGCGGGACCGGCCGGGTCGCGCAGTGCGGGCACGTACCGCTCGGCTACTACAGGGACCCGGCGAAGTCGGCGGAGACGTTCTTCGAACGCGACGGTGAACGATGGGTGCTGCTCGGCGACATGGCGACCGTGGACGAGGACGGCATCGTCACCGTCCTGGGCCGGGGCTCGCAGTGCATCAACACCGGCGGCGAGAAGGTGTACCCGGAGGAGGTCGAGCAGGCGCTCAAGGCCCACCCGGACGTGTACGACGCGCTCGTCGCGGGCGTACCGGACCGCAGGTGGGGCAGCCAGGTGGCCGCCGTCGTGCAACTGCGCGAGGGCGTGTCCGCACCCAGTCTGGACGCGATCCGGTCACACTGCCGCAACCGGCTGGCGGGCTACAAGATCCCCCGCCGGCTGGTGATCACCGAGGAGATCCGGCGCTCGCCGAGCGGCAAGGCGGACTACCGCTGGGCCCGGGAGGTCGTGACCCAGGCGGCGGAGGGCCGCCGTCCAGCGGGCGGCGTGGTGTGA
- a CDS encoding GNAT family N-acetyltransferase, with protein sequence MPIRNTPKPATIDDAPLITGTLTRAFDDDPMMRWFFPDDALREGALGRYFTTIFTRQYVHHGVCERTEAAAAFWVPPEAQAKAVPDAETVQELQNILGDRAGLFREAVEAAAEHTPREPHWYLALIGADPAAQGQGQGAALLRSGLAQADAAGLPVCLESSKPSNLPFYEHFGFTVRKELRLPGEGPVLWAMRREPRRP encoded by the coding sequence ATGCCGATAAGGAACACGCCGAAGCCGGCGACGATCGACGACGCTCCGCTGATCACCGGCACCCTGACCCGCGCCTTCGACGACGACCCGATGATGCGCTGGTTCTTCCCCGACGACGCCTTGCGCGAGGGAGCACTGGGCCGTTACTTCACCACGATCTTCACCCGGCAGTACGTCCACCACGGAGTGTGTGAGCGCACCGAGGCGGCGGCCGCGTTCTGGGTGCCCCCGGAGGCGCAGGCCAAGGCCGTGCCCGACGCGGAGACCGTCCAGGAGCTCCAGAACATTCTCGGTGACCGGGCCGGGCTGTTCCGGGAAGCCGTCGAGGCGGCCGCCGAGCACACACCCCGGGAGCCGCACTGGTACCTGGCACTCATCGGCGCCGACCCGGCCGCCCAGGGCCAGGGGCAGGGGGCCGCCCTGCTGCGCTCAGGGCTCGCCCAGGCCGACGCGGCGGGTCTGCCCGTCTGTCTGGAGTCCTCGAAACCGTCCAACCTCCCATTCTACGAGCACTTCGGCTTCACCGTGCGCAAGGAGCTGCGGCTGCCGGGGGAGGGGCCGGTGCTGTGGGCCATGCGGCGCGAGCCGCGCCGCCCCTGA
- the paaK gene encoding phenylacetate--CoA ligase PaaK, producing MTDLLDAAERLGREELEALQLERLRATLRHAYDNVAFYHESFDKAGLRPEDCRSLADLARFPFTAKTDLRDNYPFGMFAVEQSQVRRIHASSGTTGRPTVVGYTERDLDTWADIVARSLRAAGARPGHKVHVAYGYGLFTGGLGAHYGAERLGCTVIPASGGMTARQVQLICDFRPEIIMVTPSYMLTLLDEFERQGVDPRTTSLKVGVFGAEPWTEEMRCEIEERFAIDAVDIYGLSEVMGPGVAQEFVETKDGLHIWEDHFYPEIVDPFTGELLPDGEEGELVFTSLTKEAMPVIRYRTRDLTRLLPGTARVFRRMEKVTGRSDDMVILRGVNLFPTQIEEIVLRTPHVAPHFQLRLTREGRLDALTVRAEARAEATGEQRAAAAQAIAAAVKDGVGVSVAVEVVDPETLERSVGKIKRIVDIRGA from the coding sequence ATGACGGACCTGCTGGACGCGGCGGAGCGGCTGGGCCGCGAGGAGCTCGAGGCGCTGCAACTGGAGCGGCTGCGGGCGACCTTGCGCCACGCGTACGACAATGTGGCCTTCTACCACGAGTCGTTCGACAAGGCGGGGCTCCGCCCGGAGGACTGCCGTTCGCTCGCCGACCTCGCCCGGTTCCCGTTCACCGCCAAGACGGACCTGCGGGACAACTACCCCTTCGGCATGTTCGCGGTCGAGCAGTCCCAGGTGCGCCGTATCCACGCCTCCAGCGGCACGACGGGCCGGCCCACCGTCGTCGGCTACACCGAGCGCGACCTGGACACCTGGGCCGACATCGTCGCCCGCTCCCTGCGCGCCGCCGGCGCCCGCCCCGGCCACAAGGTCCATGTGGCCTACGGCTACGGCCTGTTCACCGGCGGCCTCGGCGCCCACTACGGGGCCGAACGGCTCGGCTGCACCGTCATTCCGGCGTCCGGCGGGATGACCGCCCGCCAGGTCCAGCTGATCTGCGACTTCCGGCCCGAGATCATCATGGTCACCCCCTCGTACATGCTCACGCTCCTCGACGAGTTCGAGCGCCAGGGCGTCGATCCGCGCACGACCTCGCTCAAGGTCGGCGTCTTCGGCGCCGAGCCGTGGACGGAGGAGATGCGCTGCGAGATCGAGGAACGGTTCGCGATCGACGCCGTCGACATCTACGGGCTCTCCGAGGTGATGGGCCCGGGTGTGGCGCAGGAATTCGTGGAGACCAAGGACGGCCTCCACATCTGGGAGGACCACTTCTATCCGGAGATCGTCGACCCGTTCACGGGCGAGCTGCTGCCGGACGGCGAGGAGGGCGAGCTGGTGTTCACCTCGCTCACCAAGGAGGCCATGCCGGTCATCCGCTACCGGACGAGGGACCTGACGCGGCTCCTGCCGGGCACGGCACGGGTCTTCCGGCGGATGGAGAAGGTGACCGGCCGCAGCGACGACATGGTGATCCTGCGCGGGGTGAACCTCTTCCCCACCCAGATCGAGGAGATCGTCCTGCGCACGCCCCATGTCGCCCCGCACTTCCAGCTCCGGCTCACCCGCGAGGGCCGCCTCGACGCACTGACCGTGCGCGCCGAGGCCCGCGCCGAAGCGACCGGCGAGCAGCGCGCCGCCGCGGCGCAGGCCATCGCGGCGGCGGTGAAGGACGGCGTCGGGGTGTCGGTCGCCGTGGAGGTGGTGGACCCGGAGACGCTGGAGCGCTCGGTGGGCAAGATCAAGCGGATTGTGGACATCCGAGGGGCATAG
- a CDS encoding cytochrome P450 family protein: MRVELPGGVAAWAATDHATAQKVLGHEALTKDPAHWPDLNAGRIRDDWELIALVRGAAMLHEGGSEHRRLRQLVSTAFARAPIEALRPRIEQIAAELLDDLLATGTTGPVDLREHFAYPLPVRVICEVLGVPDTTVSELRHRFDRLVTPRKNASGEEDIRVAQMDIVSSLTALIEAKRSRPGDDLTTALIQARDESDRLSQRELVETLFLVLIAGHETTINSITNTAHALLQNPAVLTAVLQAEDSDAAWEAAVEEGLRYASPVRHALLRYAVKDVEIAGVTIARGEPVLASLAAAGRDTTRHENPDRFDVARSTRREHLAFGFGAHFCLGARLAKLETKIALRALFTRFPALALAEEPARLSSIPLQGYSTLPVRLQSRPVLPDPERGCPADAAPGDA, translated from the coding sequence GTGCGCGTCGAGCTTCCAGGGGGTGTGGCCGCCTGGGCAGCCACCGATCACGCCACCGCGCAGAAGGTCCTCGGCCACGAGGCCCTGACCAAGGACCCGGCCCACTGGCCGGATCTCAACGCGGGTCGCATACGCGACGACTGGGAACTCATCGCCCTGGTCCGCGGGGCAGCCATGCTCCACGAAGGCGGCAGCGAGCACCGCAGACTCCGGCAGCTGGTCAGCACGGCCTTCGCCCGGGCGCCCATCGAGGCACTGCGTCCGCGCATCGAACAGATCGCCGCCGAACTCCTCGACGACCTCCTCGCCACGGGCACGACCGGGCCGGTGGACCTGCGTGAGCACTTCGCCTATCCCCTGCCGGTGCGCGTGATCTGCGAAGTCCTCGGCGTCCCGGACACAACGGTGAGCGAGCTGCGCCACCGTTTCGACCGGCTCGTCACCCCCCGGAAGAACGCCTCCGGCGAGGAGGACATCCGCGTCGCGCAGATGGACATCGTCAGCAGCCTCACGGCGCTGATCGAAGCCAAACGAAGCCGGCCGGGCGACGATCTGACGACAGCGCTCATCCAGGCACGCGACGAGAGCGACCGGCTGAGTCAGCGGGAACTGGTGGAGACGCTGTTCCTCGTCCTCATCGCCGGACACGAGACCACGATCAACTCGATCACCAACACGGCCCACGCCCTGCTGCAGAACCCCGCCGTACTCACTGCCGTACTCCAGGCAGAAGACTCCGACGCCGCGTGGGAGGCGGCTGTGGAGGAAGGCCTGCGGTACGCGTCACCAGTGCGCCACGCCCTGCTGCGGTACGCCGTGAAGGACGTCGAGATCGCGGGAGTCACCATCGCTCGGGGCGAGCCGGTCCTGGCGAGCCTCGCGGCCGCAGGACGGGACACGACACGCCACGAGAACCCCGACCGGTTCGATGTGGCCCGGTCCACCCGCCGTGAGCACCTCGCCTTCGGCTTCGGCGCCCACTTCTGTCTGGGGGCCCGTCTGGCCAAGCTCGAGACGAAAATCGCCCTTCGAGCCCTCTTCACGCGGTTCCCCGCCCTGGCCCTCGCCGAAGAGCCTGCCCGTCTGTCGTCCATCCCCCTGCAGGGATACAGCACCCTGCCGGTACGTCTGCAGAGCCGGCCGGTGCTGCCGGATCCGGAACGCGGGTGCCCGGCCGACGCTGCTCCCGGCGACGCCTGA
- a CDS encoding cytochrome P450, producing the protein MPFPEPAGPPTATVPPTQCPAHTGALGAQRIYGPEARKPHALYERLRKEHGQVAPVLLPGEVPAWFVLGHRENLEVMRTPSLWSCDSRIWNVQLTGDSPLLPITAWQPLLVFADGEEHARLRAAVTDSLARFNRHGVRRYVVRYTHQLVDGFAKAGRADLVSDFAEKLPILVLARQFGIAEEDALPLGAAVRDMVKGTPTALQSNTYVVGIMSELLKRKKGKPGDDLASWLLSHESGLTDDEVVEHLRHAIVAAHENTTNLVANTLKMVLTDRRFRASLSGGSMTLPDALEQVMWDAPPLAVGACRWARQDIRLGEQDIKAGDMVMLGLAAGNVDPEIRPDLTAPVHGNRAHLAFSSGPHECPGQDIGRAIADTGIDTLLARLPDVQLDDTGDEVQVTSSLVSSRLNNLPARFTPHSAGPRNHLLGEPAVAASAQPLPQATPAAEPVASVATSPGTRSSWWSGLFRRRTH; encoded by the coding sequence ATGCCCTTCCCGGAACCGGCGGGCCCGCCGACCGCCACCGTCCCGCCGACGCAGTGCCCTGCGCACACCGGCGCACTCGGAGCGCAGCGGATCTACGGGCCGGAAGCCAGGAAGCCGCACGCGCTGTACGAGAGGCTGCGCAAGGAACACGGGCAGGTCGCTCCTGTGCTTCTCCCCGGGGAAGTGCCCGCGTGGTTCGTGCTCGGGCACCGTGAAAACCTTGAGGTCATGCGCACTCCGTCGCTGTGGTCGTGCGACTCGCGCATATGGAACGTGCAGCTGACCGGCGACTCGCCGCTGCTGCCGATCACGGCGTGGCAGCCGCTGCTCGTCTTCGCGGACGGCGAGGAGCACGCGCGGCTCCGGGCCGCGGTGACCGACAGCCTGGCTCGGTTCAACCGCCACGGCGTACGCCGCTACGTCGTCCGCTACACCCATCAGCTCGTCGACGGCTTCGCCAAGGCGGGCCGGGCCGACCTGGTGAGCGACTTTGCCGAGAAGCTCCCGATCCTCGTACTGGCACGGCAGTTCGGAATCGCCGAGGAGGACGCGCTGCCGCTCGGCGCAGCTGTACGGGACATGGTGAAGGGCACGCCCACGGCCCTGCAGAGCAACACCTACGTCGTGGGGATCATGTCGGAGCTGCTGAAGCGAAAGAAGGGCAAACCGGGGGACGACCTCGCCAGCTGGCTCCTGAGCCATGAGTCCGGACTCACGGACGACGAGGTCGTGGAGCATCTGCGCCATGCGATCGTCGCCGCTCACGAGAACACCACGAACCTGGTCGCGAACACGCTGAAGATGGTGCTGACCGACCGACGGTTTCGCGCCAGCCTGTCAGGCGGGTCGATGACGCTGCCTGATGCGCTGGAACAGGTGATGTGGGACGCACCGCCGCTTGCGGTGGGTGCCTGCCGCTGGGCGAGGCAGGACATCCGGCTCGGCGAGCAGGACATCAAGGCCGGCGACATGGTGATGCTGGGCCTCGCGGCCGGGAACGTCGATCCCGAGATCCGGCCCGACCTCACCGCTCCCGTGCACGGCAACCGAGCGCACCTGGCGTTCAGCAGCGGCCCGCACGAGTGTCCGGGCCAGGACATCGGCCGGGCCATCGCCGACACCGGCATCGACACCCTGCTCGCACGGCTGCCGGACGTTCAACTCGACGACACCGGCGACGAAGTACAGGTCACTTCGTCCCTGGTCTCCAGCCGGTTGAACAACCTGCCGGCCCGCTTCACACCACACTCAGCGGGACCCAGGAACCACCTCCTCGGCGAGCCGGCGGTCGCGGCCAGTGCGCAGCCTCTGCCACAGGCCACTCCTGCGGCAGAGCCGGTGGCATCCGTCGCCACTTCTCCGGGGACACGGTCGTCGTGGTGGAGTGGCCTCTTCCGGCGGCGTACGCACTGA
- a CDS encoding cytochrome P450: MAVVLQPSGTRTIPRAPGTVPLLGHALALWRDPLGFLTSLRQHGDIVRVDLGTMPMYVLTSPRLVHEVLVGQARSFEKGRFFDRLRPLAGNGLANSDGDIHRRNRRMLQPMFSKDRIVAYSDTMSRNALAVADSWAPGQVVDLEQAMAEYAIETLASTMFSTGIGLPAVEAVRKNLPVLLKNLLIRAASPKFLDRLPIRANRDFDAASAALRAVIEDVITASRTSGTADHADLLSLLLAAHDGESGRGLTDVEVRDELSTILFAGAETTAAMLAWTFHELGRRPDIEKQLVEEIDDVVGDRPVTIADVPRLEGIRRVLDEVIRLHGVTLLMRRTTAPVQLGETLFPAGTEIAFSLYAIHRDPSVYDDADTFDPDRWLPERRSQLDRQAYMPFGAGSRKCIGDQFVWTEATIAVATVLSRWHLTPAAGHDVKEVASAVAHADRIPMIVQPRQR; this comes from the coding sequence ATGGCAGTTGTGCTGCAACCGTCCGGAACACGGACCATCCCGCGAGCCCCCGGGACCGTTCCGCTCCTCGGACACGCTCTGGCCCTGTGGCGCGATCCGCTCGGGTTCCTGACGTCGTTGCGTCAGCACGGGGACATCGTCCGGGTCGACCTCGGCACCATGCCGATGTACGTGCTGACGTCCCCTCGGCTCGTCCATGAAGTGCTGGTGGGTCAGGCCCGCAGCTTCGAAAAGGGGCGCTTCTTCGACCGCCTGCGCCCGCTGGCGGGCAACGGACTGGCGAACTCCGACGGTGACATCCACCGGCGGAACCGGCGCATGCTCCAGCCGATGTTCTCCAAGGACCGCATCGTCGCCTACTCCGACACGATGAGCCGCAACGCCCTGGCCGTGGCCGACTCGTGGGCACCCGGCCAAGTCGTGGACCTGGAGCAGGCCATGGCCGAGTACGCCATCGAGACGCTGGCTTCCACGATGTTCTCCACCGGCATCGGACTGCCCGCGGTCGAGGCCGTACGCAAGAACCTGCCCGTCCTGCTGAAAAACCTCCTGATACGCGCGGCCTCCCCCAAGTTCCTGGACCGTCTCCCCATCCGCGCCAACCGGGACTTCGACGCGGCCTCCGCCGCCCTCAGGGCGGTCATAGAGGACGTGATCACCGCCTCCCGCACCTCCGGCACGGCCGATCACGCCGACCTGCTGTCCCTGCTCCTGGCCGCCCATGACGGCGAAAGCGGGCGGGGACTGACCGACGTCGAGGTCCGCGACGAGCTGAGCACCATCCTGTTCGCCGGCGCGGAGACCACGGCCGCCATGCTCGCTTGGACCTTCCACGAACTCGGCCGGCGCCCCGACATCGAGAAGCAGCTGGTCGAGGAGATCGATGACGTGGTCGGGGACCGGCCCGTCACGATCGCTGACGTCCCCCGGCTCGAAGGAATCCGCCGCGTCCTGGACGAAGTGATCCGGCTCCACGGCGTCACGCTTCTGATGCGCCGCACGACCGCGCCGGTTCAGCTCGGTGAGACCCTCTTCCCCGCCGGCACCGAGATCGCTTTCAGTCTCTATGCCATACACCGCGACCCGAGCGTGTACGACGACGCCGACACCTTCGACCCGGACCGGTGGCTCCCCGAACGCCGCTCGCAACTGGATCGCCAGGCGTACATGCCGTTCGGAGCCGGCAGCCGCAAGTGCATCGGTGACCAATTCGTCTGGACCGAGGCCACGATCGCCGTCGCCACCGTTCTCTCCCGATGGCACCTCACGCCTGCCGCCGGCCACGACGTCAAGGAAGTCGCCTCAGCCGTGGCACACGCCGACCGTATCCCCATGATCGTGCAGCCTCGGCAGCGCTGA
- a CDS encoding rhamnogalacturonan lyase has protein sequence MSRSRRTSHRSGRFAGALLAAVLAGTGGLPAVNAPASAADEPPVRALAAPRIAERLDRGLVAVPASGGVLVTWRMLGNDPSGVSFRLYRAGTLVSETTRTNFLDARGSTSSSYEVRAVVGGTEQPGEKAVVWASGRLDIPLRKPPGGTTRDGVAYTYSANDASVGDLDGDGAYELVLKWVPSNATDVANSGTCTGPTVFDAYELDGTRLWRVNLGTNVRSGSHYDSFQVYDYNGDGRAEMAVRTSDGSRDSAGTVIGDAGASHLADNCAVISGPEYLSVFNGQTGRVMDSVPFEPARGSVADWGDTWGNREGRLLSATAYVNGSTPSMIFSRGIYERIAIAAYDWNGTDLVRRWKFDTNSSTNVGKGFDRQGNHNLAVADVDADGRDEIVYGAMAVDHDGRGLWTTGLGHGDALHVGDLNPARPGLESFNVHEHTGSAYGFEMHDARTGEILWGRKTGTDVGRGICADLTRAHAGAECWSSGGGLYAADGTKISDAVPGFGGGASYNSAIWWDGDANRELLDHRWSGTAGSGYGQILKYNGSTELTRLWYDQDARSNNWTKGNPVLSADLLGDWREEMIWRNNDSTALRLYTTPHPTEFRLPTLMHDPVYRLGVAWQNTGYNQPPQVSYYLGTR, from the coding sequence ATGTCCCGATCACGCCGCACATCCCACCGCTCAGGCAGGTTCGCCGGAGCACTCCTCGCCGCCGTGCTTGCCGGGACCGGCGGCCTGCCGGCCGTCAACGCGCCGGCGTCCGCGGCCGACGAGCCCCCGGTCCGTGCCCTGGCCGCCCCCCGAATCGCCGAACGGCTCGACCGGGGGCTCGTCGCCGTCCCCGCGAGCGGCGGCGTCCTCGTCACCTGGCGCATGCTCGGGAACGATCCGTCCGGTGTCTCCTTCAGGCTCTACCGGGCCGGGACCCTCGTCTCGGAGACCACGAGGACGAACTTCCTCGACGCCCGTGGCAGCACTTCCTCCTCGTACGAGGTCCGCGCCGTCGTGGGCGGTACGGAGCAGCCGGGCGAGAAGGCCGTCGTCTGGGCCTCCGGCCGGCTCGACATCCCGCTGCGGAAGCCACCGGGCGGCACCACCCGCGACGGCGTCGCCTACACCTACTCCGCCAACGACGCGAGCGTGGGCGACCTCGACGGGGACGGCGCCTACGAACTCGTCCTCAAGTGGGTGCCCTCCAACGCCACCGACGTGGCCAACTCCGGTACCTGCACCGGTCCGACGGTCTTCGACGCGTACGAACTGGACGGCACCCGTCTGTGGCGCGTGAACCTGGGCACCAATGTGCGCAGTGGCTCGCACTACGACTCCTTCCAGGTGTACGACTACAACGGCGACGGCAGGGCCGAGATGGCCGTCCGTACCTCCGACGGGTCGAGGGACTCCGCCGGCACCGTCATCGGTGACGCGGGCGCCTCGCACCTCGCCGACAACTGCGCGGTGATCAGCGGCCCCGAGTATCTGTCGGTCTTCAACGGGCAGACGGGCCGAGTCATGGACTCCGTGCCCTTCGAGCCGGCCCGCGGCTCGGTCGCCGACTGGGGCGACACCTGGGGCAACCGCGAGGGGCGGCTGCTGTCCGCCACCGCGTACGTCAACGGCTCGACGCCCAGCATGATCTTCAGCCGCGGCATCTACGAGCGGATCGCGATCGCCGCGTACGACTGGAACGGCACCGACCTGGTCCGCCGCTGGAAGTTCGACACCAACTCCTCCACCAACGTGGGCAAGGGCTTCGACCGGCAGGGCAACCACAATCTCGCCGTGGCGGACGTCGACGCGGACGGCAGGGACGAGATCGTCTACGGCGCCATGGCCGTGGACCACGACGGCCGTGGGCTGTGGACGACCGGACTGGGCCATGGCGACGCGCTGCACGTCGGCGACCTGAACCCGGCCCGCCCCGGCCTGGAGTCGTTCAACGTGCACGAGCACACCGGCTCGGCGTACGGCTTCGAGATGCACGACGCGAGGACCGGAGAGATCCTGTGGGGCCGGAAGACCGGCACCGACGTCGGGCGCGGCATCTGCGCCGACCTCACGCGCGCGCACGCGGGCGCCGAGTGCTGGTCCAGTGGGGGCGGGCTGTACGCCGCCGACGGTACGAAGATCAGCGACGCCGTCCCGGGCTTCGGCGGCGGCGCGTCGTACAACTCGGCGATCTGGTGGGACGGCGACGCGAACCGTGAACTCCTGGACCACCGCTGGTCGGGCACGGCGGGATCCGGCTACGGCCAGATCCTCAAGTACAACGGCTCCACGGAGCTGACCCGCCTCTGGTACGACCAGGACGCCCGTTCCAACAACTGGACCAAGGGCAACCCGGTGCTCTCCGCCGACCTCCTGGGCGACTGGCGCGAGGAGATGATCTGGCGCAACAACGACTCCACGGCGCTGCGCCTCTACACCACCCCGCACCCGACCGAGTTCCGGCTGCCGACCCTGATGCACGACCCGGTGTACCGGCTCGGAGTGGCCTGGCAGAACACCGGCTACAACCAGCCGCCGCAGGTCAGTTACTACCTCGGCACGAGGTAG